The genomic region GCTCCCGACAGGATCTTCGAGGCCAGAGCCGGGGAGGTGCCTCCGGTTACCTGCACCAGCGTCGCGGTCTTGCGGGTGAAGGCCTCGCCGATCTTCTCGAGCACCTCCACCGTGCCGTTGGCCGCGAAGACGGAAACCGGCGCCGCGGCGGGGGCTTCGGGGCGCGCCTCGACGCCGCCACTGAAGACGAGAATCGCCGCGGCCAGGAACCGTAAGATGAAGCTGCGCTGCATCCAATCATTATGTCCGGCCGCACGAGGGAGTCAACCCCACCCGTGCCCGGCCGACAGGCCGGCTGTCTTCCCGTGTCAGAGCACCGTGCGCGCCAGGGTCACCACCCGGACCCCCCGCGCGCCACCGCGCCGCAGGACCCGGGCGCACTCCTCGATGGTGCACCCCGTGGTGAAGATATCGTCCACCAGCAGAATGCGCTTTCCCAGAACCGCCGCGCCGGGTCCGAGGGCGAAGGTCCCGCGCAGGTTCCGGCGGCGGTCACGCTTGCCGAGCGTGGTTTGCGAGCGAGTAGGCGTCGTCTTGAGGAGCAGGCGCGGTGCGTGCGGCACGCCTGAGGCCTCGGCGACCGCCAGGGACAACAGCTCCGACTGGTTGAAGCCGCGCTCGCGCACCCGGCGCGGGTGCAGCGGCACCGGTGCGATCCAGTCGACCTCGGCGGTCTCGCCCGCAAGGGAACGGAACATCCATCGGCCGAGGCGGCGTCCGAGGGCGCGCTCACCATCGAACTTCACCCGGTGGATGGCGTCGCGCAGCGACCCTTCGTAAATCCCAGATGACCGGCAGCGATCGAAAGGGCGGTCGCGATGCCGGCATTCGCCGCACAGGTAGGCGGGAGTCGGCGAGGGATGCTCGAAGGCGAACACCGGCTCGCCGCAGCGCCGGCAGCAGGGTCCCTCCAGCCGGCGGAAGGACCGCCAGCATGGCGGACAGACTCCACCTTCCTGAATGGCGGGAAGGGGGCCACGGCAGACCAGGCAGTCGGCCGGGAGGAGCGCGGCGGCCAGTGGCGCGAGGAGCCGCCGGAAGGTCGGAAACGTCAAGCCTCACCCCGAAATCAGGGATCGGCCCTCCATCTCGTTGGGTGCGTCCAGCTCCAGGATCTCGAGCAAGGTCGGGGCAACGTCGGAAAGCAGGCCGCCTTCCCGGAGCTTTTTCCCCTTGTGGCGCTCGCTGACCAGCACGCAGGGGACCGGATTCGTGGTGTGCGCGGTATGCGGCTCTCCGGTGGCGTAATCGACCATCTGCTCGGCGTTTCCGTGATCCGCGGTGACCAGGGCGGTGCCGCCCTTTTCGCGGATCGCCTTCAGGACCGAGCCGACGGCGCGGTCCACCGCCTCGACCGCCGACACCGTCGCCGCGTAGACCCCGGTGTGGCCGACCATGTCGCAGTTGGCGAAATTCAAGATGACCACCAGGTCCTTCTTCTCTCCCACCTTGCGGATGAGCTCCTGCGCGATGCCGGGGGCGCTCATCTCAGGCCTGAGATCGTAGGTGGCCACCTTCTGCGACGGCACCAGGATCCTCTCCTCCCCGGAGTAGGTACGCTCCTCGCCGCCGTTGAAGAAGAAGGTGACATGCGCATATTTTTCAGTCTCGGCGAGGCGCAGCTGTGGCAAACCGGCCGCCGACAGGGCCTGCCCGAAGTTCCCCTCGATGTTCTGGGGCGGGAAGAAGAACGGCAGCGAGAAGCTCCGGTCGTAGCGCGTCATGCCGGCGAAGCCGGCGAGGCGCGGGACCGGGGCGCGGTCGAAGCGATCGAACTCCTTGTCGGCAAGGGCGCGGGTGAGCTGCCGGGCCCGATCGGCGCGGAAATTGAAGAACAGAAGGGCGTCGCCGTCCCGTATGGCGCCGGCAGCGAGGTCTCCCTTGACGGGGAGGACGGCCGGGGGGAGGAACTCGTCGGTGACGCCCGCCTCGTAGGCCGACTGCACCACAGATTCGACGCGATCTCCCACGGTCCCGTCGCGGAACACCAGAGCACGGTAGGCTTTCTCCGTCCGATCCCAGCGGTTGTCCCGATCCATCGCGAAATAGCGGCCGACGACCGTGGCGATCGAGCCGGCCCCTTCGATCTCGAGGTAAGCGCTCAAATCCTTAAGGTAACCGAGACCGGAGCGCGGCGGAGTGTCGCGCCCGTCGGTGAAGGCATGGATGAAGATCTCGCCCGCGTCCCGCCGCCGGGCGATGCGCAGGAGAGCTTTGAGATGATCGAGATGACTGTGCACGCCGCCGTCGGAGACCAGGCCCATCAGGTGCAGGCGCCCCTTGGCTGCCCGGACCCGGTCGATCAGCTCGAGCAGGACCTCGTTGCGATCCAGCTCGTGCGACTCGATCGCGAGATTGATGCGGCTCAGGTCCTGGAAGACGACCCGTCCCGCCCCCATGCAGATGTGTCCGACCTCCGAGTTGCCAATCACCCCCGTGGGGAGACCGACGGCCTCGCCGGAAGCGCGCAGCAGCGTCCGAGGATAGTCCTCGAGAATCTGGCGCAGGTGCGGCGCGTCGGCATGCGCCACCGCGTTGAAATCCTGTCGCTCGCTGTGTCCCCAGCCGTCCAGCACGATGAGCGCCAGCGGCAGGCTGCTTCGATTGGCGATACGGGTCATGGCCACATCCTAAAGAGCTTCCCGGCGGGATCTCTCCGGCGCCTCGGCCGGTTCAGGATTCTCGTCACGGGATGTCCTGTGCGGGGAGCGGGAGCCCTGCAAGACAAGGTGCAAGAGTCCCGAGAGGGTATGAGATCGGGCGCGGCGAGTCAACTCCGCGGCATCAGGCTGTTCCGCGGAAGATTGGAATCGCCGGACGGGGACGCTGCATCCAAGGGGTGACCGGCGCATCCCGCCTGGAAAGAGGAGCCCCGCATGAAGGTCGTATCGGTAAATGTCGGAAAGCCCAGGACGATCGCATGGCAGGGGCGCAAGGTGCGCACGGGCATCTTCAAGGTGCCGGTGGAGGGAAAGGTGGAGGTCGGGGCGCTCCACCTGGAGGGCGACGGGCAGGCCGACTTGCGGGTGCACGGCGGTGTGGACAAGGCGGTTTACGCCTATCCGATGGAGCACTACCCGACCTGGAGCGCCGAGCTGGGCCGTGCTCTGCCTTATGGCCAGTTCGGCGAGAACCTCACCCTTTCGGGACTGACCGAGGACGAGGCGCGCATCGGCGATCGCTACCGCATCGGCTCGGCGCTGCTCGAGATCTCCCAACCGCGGGTTCCCTGCTTCAAGCTGGGCATCAGGATGGAGGACGATACTTTCCCACAGCGCTTCCTGGAGAGCCTCCGATCGGGCTTCTACCTCCGCGTCGCGGTTGCGGGGACGCTGGAGGCGGACGACGAGGTGGAGCTCGAGTTTCGCGATGCAGGCAGCCTGACGGTCTCCGCAATCCAGCGACTCACCTTTGACGGCGCCGACGCCGATGCCGGCACGCTGGACCAGGCAGCGCGACTGGAGAGCTTGCCGGAAGGGTGGCGCCGGCGGTTTCGCCAGCGGCTCGCCGAGATTTCCGGCAAGGCCCGGTGGTGAGCTGATTTCCTCTTGCTCCCCGTTTCGCGGCGGAGCTATAGTGAGGCGCGCCGCGCGCGCCGGACCCGAAGGAGGAGTCGTGATATCGAGCGGAGACGATCGCGAAAGAGCTTCGACCCTCTCCGAGCTGAAGAACATCGGCAAGGTGACCGAGCGCTGGCTCAACGGCATCGGGATCTACGACGAGGCCGAGCTGCGGCGCGTGGGTGCGGTGCAGGCCTACCAGAGAATCCGGGCCTGTGAGGCGGGCGCGACCGAGAACCTTCTCTATGCGCTTCAGGGAGCTCTCAGCGGCACCCACTGGAACGATCTTCCCGTGCCCGTGAAGGAAATGCTCCGCCGCCAGGCGGAGCGGCACGATCCTTCCCCCGGGCGGCGCTGAACCCCTGCCGCACCGCCGGCTTCAGGCGATTTCGTTGGATTCCTGCGATTCCTGCGAGGCGTAGACGATCGCGGGATTGAAGCCCATCTCCTCGAGTGTGAGCTGTTCCTTCAGATCGAGCTGGATGGTGTTCCACTCGCCGCAGGTCTCGCAGTAGTCGCGCCAGGCCGAATAGCGCGTCGAGCAGGAGCCGCAGCGGAATTCCAGCCGCAGCGGGTCCATCTGCCCGAGCAGGTGGTTGTACTCGCGGGCGGCCTGCAGCGGATCGCCGCGGCGCTCCAGGATCCGGGCGATGTAGAAGGAGATCGTCGGTCCGTAGCTCACCTTGGGACGGAGGGCGCGGAACACATCCAGCGCCTCGTCCAGCATCTCGAGTCGGTAGTAGAGCTTTCCCAGGAAAAAGCGGGGGACGACGTCGCGCTTCGCCTTCCAGGCCATTTGCTTGAATACCTCGATGGCGCGTTCCGGCTCCTCGAGCTGCAGGAAATGGTCCTCCAGGGCGGTCAGGAAGACGGCGGAGGAGGTGGCCTCGAAGCCGCGCCTCCAGATTTCCACTGCATCATCCGACTCACCCGCGGCGATCAGCACCTTCCCGAGCTTCCAGGCGGCCGGGACGAAGTCGGGCTGCTCTTTCAGCAGGCGCCGCAGGATCGCCATCGCCTCCTTCGGCCGATCCTCCGCCGCGTGGCGCACGGCGACCTGGTAGGGGATGCCCGTCCGGTAGCGGCGGTCCTCCTTGCGCAGCGTCTCGCCGCACAGCTCCTCGATCTTCCGCTGGATCTCCTGTGCCTCCTCCCAGGCCTCCTCGCGCACCAGCAGGGCGCGCAGCTTGCGGTAGGCGCTGAGCGCGCGCTTCGGCTTGCGCTCGATGATCTGGGTCAACGTCTCGCGCGCCAGGACCGTGTCGCCGGCACTCTCGTAATCGTCCACCAGCGCGAACAGAGGACGCAGGTCGTTCTCGCGCGCCTGGCGGGCCCGCCGGTGCAGCTCCAACGCCTGGGCCGTGCGTCCCAGGTCGCGGTGCACGTCGCCCGCCTTGATCAGCGATTCGAAATGGCCGGGGTCCATCTGCAGGATGGCGTTGAAGTGTTCCAGCGCCCTCTCCTCGCGCCCGTTGAGGATCGCCTCGATCCCGAGGACGTAGCGCACCTCGATTTCCTTGCGGGTCTTGAGCGCGCGCCGGCGGGTGACGCTGTCCATGACCTGCTTCACGTCGCGCAGCAGTCCGAACAGGACCGGCACCGCCATCGACGCCAGGGCGACCAGCAGAAAGGTGCCCCACACCGGCATCGAGAGGCTCTCGGCCAGGAAGATTTTCTGGTTCAGAATTTCCCGGTTGGGCGTGTAGAGGAGGGAAAGGACGAAGACCAGCCCCGAGGCGGCCAGGAGCATCAGGAAGGTTCTCAGCTTCACGATCGCCTCGAGGGCCTCAAGGGCCTTCGATCAGAGGAGCCCTTTTTCCTCCCGCTCCTGGCAGGAGATGCAATGGCGGGCCCAGGGGACGGCGTCCAGCCGCTTGGGGAGCATCTTCTCGCCGCACTCCATGCAGACCCCGAAGTGGCCGTGCTTGAGGCGCTCCAGCGCGTCGTCGACCAGCTGCAGGACGTTCCGATCGGTGTTGCTGAGCGAGTAGAGGAACTCCTTGGTGTAGGCGTTCGAGGCCTTGTCGGCGATGTCCTGCGTGTCGCCGTCTTCGGTGTCGCGGCCGTAGTTCTTGTTCGTGACGTAAGCCGCCACCAGCGCCCGACGCTTGTCCTGGAGCTTCTTCCTCATCGTATCTATCTGCTTTTTGGTCATTCTTGTCGTGCCTCGCTCCCGTCAGGGGATGCCGTAGCGCTTGCGCTTTTCGAGCAGCGTCTTCCGGTTGATCCCCAGGATTCTCGCCGCTTCCGTCTTGTTGCCTCGGGTCGTCCGGAGTACCTCACGAATGTAGGCCGCCTCGAGCCGGTCCAGCGTCAGCATCTCGGAGGTAGCGGCCCGCAGGATTGCTTCCGTGCGGTCCGAAGCCGAGAGGGGGAGATCCCCCGGGCCGATGGCCGTTCCCGTGGCGGCGATGACCGCCCTCTCCACAACGTTCTTCAGCTCGCGAACATTTCCCGGCCAGGGATAATACCGCAAAAGCTCCCGCGTCTCCGAATCGAAGCGCAGCGCCCCGCGCGAGTGGCGGGAGGCGGCTTCCTCCAGGAACGCGTCGGCCAGGAGCTGGATGTCGTCCGGCCTCTCCCGCAGCGCGGGAAGGCGCAGCGCGATCACGTTCAGCCGGTAGTACAAGTCCTTCCGGAAGCTCCCGTCCCGGGCCGCCGCCTCGAGATCCGCGCCCGAGGAGGCGATGAGCCGGATATCGACCTGGATCGTCTCGTCTCCCGACAGGCGCTCGAAGCTGCGCTCCTGCACCACCCGCAGCAGCTTCCCCTGCAGCCGCGGCCCCAGCTCGCTCACCTCGTCCAGAAAGAGCGTGCCGCCGTGAGCCTGCTCGAACCTGCCGATGCGGCGCGATTCGGCGCCGGTGAACGCCCCCTTCTCGTGTCCGAAGAGATCGCTCTCGAGCAAGTCCTCGGAAATGTTCGCGCAGCTGACGGTGACGAACGGTCCGGAGGCCCTCGGACTCTGCCGGTGCAGCGTGGCCGCCAGCAAGGTCTTGCCGGTGCCGCTCTCGCCGGTAATCAGGACGTTGGCGTCGCTGGCGGCGACGCGTCCGGCGAGCTCCAGGATCCGGCGCATCTCCGGATCGGAGTGGAGCAGGCTCAGCGCGGTGTTTCCCACCACAAACGGCATATTCCTTCTCCGCGAGCCGCGTGGCTCACCAGGAGGGGAATATGGGCGCCGGTCTGCGCGAAGTCAACTTCGCCGGGAGCCGGAAGTCCTTTTTTTCTTTGGCTTTTCAGCCGCCTCCCAGCGCGGGACATCGCCCCAAAGCCGCTCCAGCGAGAAGAAATCCCGCCTCTCGGGAGTAAAGATGTGGACGATCAAATCATCGTAATCCATCAGAACCCACTCTCCCGTACCGTACCCCTCGACATGGCTGGGGGAGAGCTTCTCCTTCTTGAGAACCGCCTCGATGGCATCGGCGATGGCCTGCACCTGGCGCTTCTGTTGCCCGGTGCAGATGAAGAAGAGATCAGCGAAGGAGCAGGCGCCGGTCACGTCCAGCGCCAGCGGGTCGGCGGCCTTCTTCTCCAGGGCCGCTTTGCGGACAATATCTAGCTTGCGGTTGATGCGGATGGCCGGCTCCCTCCTTCCGGCGGCGTCGCGCCGCCGGCTGCCTCCTGCCGTCGCAGCGGCTGGAGCTGCTTCCAGATCGCCTCGTTCAGCTCGCCGAGCCCCTCGCCGCTGACCGCCGAGATGCGCGCGACGGGAATACCCCGCTGGCGCGCCTCCTTCTCGAGCGGGCGCAGCCG from Candidatus Polarisedimenticolia bacterium harbors:
- a CDS encoding ComF family protein, whose amino-acid sequence is MTFPTFRRLLAPLAAALLPADCLVCRGPLPAIQEGGVCPPCWRSFRRLEGPCCRRCGEPVFAFEHPSPTPAYLCGECRHRDRPFDRCRSSGIYEGSLRDAIHRVKFDGERALGRRLGRWMFRSLAGETAEVDWIAPVPLHPRRVRERGFNQSELLSLAVAEASGVPHAPRLLLKTTPTRSQTTLGKRDRRRNLRGTFALGPGAAVLGKRILLVDDIFTTGCTIEECARVLRRGGARGVRVVTLARTVL
- the gpmI gene encoding 2,3-bisphosphoglycerate-independent phosphoglycerate mutase: MTRIANRSSLPLALIVLDGWGHSERQDFNAVAHADAPHLRQILEDYPRTLLRASGEAVGLPTGVIGNSEVGHICMGAGRVVFQDLSRINLAIESHELDRNEVLLELIDRVRAAKGRLHLMGLVSDGGVHSHLDHLKALLRIARRRDAGEIFIHAFTDGRDTPPRSGLGYLKDLSAYLEIEGAGSIATVVGRYFAMDRDNRWDRTEKAYRALVFRDGTVGDRVESVVQSAYEAGVTDEFLPPAVLPVKGDLAAGAIRDGDALLFFNFRADRARQLTRALADKEFDRFDRAPVPRLAGFAGMTRYDRSFSLPFFFPPQNIEGNFGQALSAAGLPQLRLAETEKYAHVTFFFNGGEERTYSGEERILVPSQKVATYDLRPEMSAPGIAQELIRKVGEKKDLVVILNFANCDMVGHTGVYAATVSAVEAVDRAVGSVLKAIREKGGTALVTADHGNAEQMVDYATGEPHTAHTTNPVPCVLVSERHKGKKLREGGLLSDVAPTLLEILELDAPNEMEGRSLISG
- a CDS encoding MOSC domain-containing protein; translated protein: MKVVSVNVGKPRTIAWQGRKVRTGIFKVPVEGKVEVGALHLEGDGQADLRVHGGVDKAVYAYPMEHYPTWSAELGRALPYGQFGENLTLSGLTEDEARIGDRYRIGSALLEISQPRVPCFKLGIRMEDDTFPQRFLESLRSGFYLRVAVAGTLEADDEVELEFRDAGSLTVSAIQRLTFDGADADAGTLDQAARLESLPEGWRRRFRQRLAEISGKARW
- a CDS encoding TfoX/Sxy family protein; its protein translation is MISSGDDRERASTLSELKNIGKVTERWLNGIGIYDEAELRRVGAVQAYQRIRACEAGATENLLYALQGALSGTHWNDLPVPVKEMLRRQAERHDPSPGRR
- a CDS encoding tetratricopeptide repeat protein, which gives rise to MKLRTFLMLLAASGLVFVLSLLYTPNREILNQKIFLAESLSMPVWGTFLLVALASMAVPVLFGLLRDVKQVMDSVTRRRALKTRKEIEVRYVLGIEAILNGREERALEHFNAILQMDPGHFESLIKAGDVHRDLGRTAQALELHRRARQARENDLRPLFALVDDYESAGDTVLARETLTQIIERKPKRALSAYRKLRALLVREEAWEEAQEIQRKIEELCGETLRKEDRRYRTGIPYQVAVRHAAEDRPKEAMAILRRLLKEQPDFVPAAWKLGKVLIAAGESDDAVEIWRRGFEATSSAVFLTALEDHFLQLEEPERAIEVFKQMAWKAKRDVVPRFFLGKLYYRLEMLDEALDVFRALRPKVSYGPTISFYIARILERRGDPLQAAREYNHLLGQMDPLRLEFRCGSCSTRYSAWRDYCETCGEWNTIQLDLKEQLTLEEMGFNPAIVYASQESQESNEIA
- a CDS encoding TraR/DksA family transcriptional regulator, with translation MRKKLQDKRRALVAAYVTNKNYGRDTEDGDTQDIADKASNAYTKEFLYSLSNTDRNVLQLVDDALERLKHGHFGVCMECGEKMLPKRLDAVPWARHCISCQEREEKGLL
- a CDS encoding sigma-54 dependent transcriptional regulator translates to MPFVVGNTALSLLHSDPEMRRILELAGRVAASDANVLITGESGTGKTLLAATLHRQSPRASGPFVTVSCANISEDLLESDLFGHEKGAFTGAESRRIGRFEQAHGGTLFLDEVSELGPRLQGKLLRVVQERSFERLSGDETIQVDIRLIASSGADLEAAARDGSFRKDLYYRLNVIALRLPALRERPDDIQLLADAFLEEAASRHSRGALRFDSETRELLRYYPWPGNVRELKNVVERAVIAATGTAIGPGDLPLSASDRTEAILRAATSEMLTLDRLEAAYIREVLRTTRGNKTEAARILGINRKTLLEKRKRYGIP
- the rsfS gene encoding ribosome silencing factor; translated protein: MRINRKLDIVRKAALEKKAADPLALDVTGACSFADLFFICTGQQKRQVQAIADAIEAVLKKEKLSPSHVEGYGTGEWVLMDYDDLIVHIFTPERRDFFSLERLWGDVPRWEAAEKPKKKRTSGSRRS